The Mytilus galloprovincialis chromosome 2, xbMytGall1.hap1.1, whole genome shotgun sequence genome has a window encoding:
- the LOC143065137 gene encoding sodium-dependent glucose transporter 1B-like isoform X2, with protein MTAHSVGYLVGSLASGILFDRFNKIMLIFTAVFGNAVTVAIIPWCVRYELMIFIHLIKGVFSGSLDAVGNAELVYIWGDTGRSFMQTLHFCFAFGGILSPLATAPFLAPKREPRIITSVSNMTNNVVNSSLSPFNIVKTSAIDNALKDINYTNSAHNSPISYTNGYSNISLYLNETLSKTIEEVEWVKPQHSMIYVAYLISSCLALSAALPFLVTYCRSKKSNFSPIPQKPANKNEREMTSTSRCLMLLNMCVLIGTYSAIEDTFAGFLTTFCVEQMDWTKTQGSFATSIYWASFGLGRFIGILLVKFCSPVRMITMYCSLLIVSFIGLFFTSYAYYHGGIWICSSLAGLAMSIIFPTIFTWTEAEVLRVTGKVASLFLIGSSSGTMVNPIILGFLMDELTPMWFCYLLLGESVMLFILFVSALLLSKYIKNAQYTAYRDVVVEIKDEEEEPADVASLLEEDLDLEDMTNEIKGTDLDGIAFADEEKKKSYEQLNNNDS; from the exons ATGACTGCTCACTCTGTTGGATATTTAGTTGGTTCTCTAGCTAGTGGTATTTTATTTGACAGATTTAacaaaataatgcttatttttacTGCTGTGTTTGGAAATGCTGTAACTGTAGCTATAATACCTTGGTGTGTAAGATATGAATTGATGATTTTCATACATTTGATAAAAGGAGTGTTTAGTGGAAGTCTTGATGCAG TTGGAAATGCAGAGTTAGTTTACATATGGGGAGATACGGGGAGATCTTTCATGCAGacattacatttttgttttgcctttggtGGGATTTTATCACCTCTGGCAACAGCTCCATTCCTTGCTCCAAAGAGAGAACCAAGAATTATCACCTCTGTCTCTAACATGACCAATAATGTTGTGAACAGTAGTCTGTCTCCGTTCAATATAGTTAAAACTAGTGCTATTGACAATGCTTTGAAGGATATTAATTATACAAACAGTGCCCACAATAGTCCAATATCATATACAAATGGATATTCTAACATATCATTATATTTAAACGAAACATTATCAAAAACAATAGAAGAAGTAGAATGGGTAAAACCACAGCATTCTATGATTTATGTGGCCTATTTAATCTCTTCTTGTTTAGCATTGTCTGCAGCACTGCCATTTTTAGTCACATACTGCCGTTCTAAGAAAAGCAATTTTTCACCAATCCCTCAGAAGCCTGCAAACAAAAACGAAAGAGAAATGACTAGCACATCAAGATGTCTGATGCTTCTAAATATGTGCGTTTTGATAGGAACATACAGCGCAATTGAAGACACTTTTGCCGGATTCCTAACAACTTTTTGTGTAGAACAGATGGACTGGACCAAGACACAAGGGTCATTTGCTACATCTATATACTGGGCCTCATTTGGATTGGGCCGATTTATTGGAATATTACTTGTTAAGTTTTGTAGTCCTGTTAGAATGATAACTATGTACTGCTCTTTGTTAATTGTCTCATTTATTGGATTATTTTTTACGTCATATGCATATTACCATGGTGGTATATGGATTTGTTCATCATTAGCTGGACTTGCCATGTCTATAATTTTTCCAACAATATTTACATGGACAGAAGCTGAAGTTCTAAGAGTCACTGGTAAAGTTGCCTCCCTTTTTTTAATCGGTTCTTCAAGTGGAACAATGGTTAATCCAATTATTCTAGGATTTCTCATGGATGAACTGACTCCCATGTGGTTTTGTTATCTGTTGTTAGGTGAGAGTGTGATGTTGTTTATATTATTCGTATCAGCATTATTATTATCTAAATATATCAAGAATGCTCAGTATACTGCCTATCGTGATGTTGTCGTGGAGATCAAAGATGAGGAGGAGGAACCAGCAGACGTGGCAAGTCTACTAGAAGAAGACCTTGACCTTGAAGATATGACTAATGAAATAAAAGGAACTGATTTAGATGGCATTGCTTTTGctgatgaagaaaaaaagaaaagttatgaACAACTCAATAATAACGACTCTTAA
- the LOC143065137 gene encoding sodium-dependent glucose transporter 1A-like isoform X1 gives MKNIHVHIPVRYTNGVENGKTLEQIDAEIAKHTMPNLPSTEDISFEEKSDILEETVVVVKKSFCEKWKTDKVYRAKFLHTLCLFWSFVNLGWIIGQFGPSFLDLQIITRTRLEEGSAFMTAHSVGYLVGSLASGILFDRFNKIMLIFTAVFGNAVTVAIIPWCVRYELMIFIHLIKGVFSGSLDAVGNAELVYIWGDTGRSFMQTLHFCFAFGGILSPLATAPFLAPKREPRIITSVSNMTNNVVNSSLSPFNIVKTSAIDNALKDINYTNSAHNSPISYTNGYSNISLYLNETLSKTIEEVEWVKPQHSMIYVAYLISSCLALSAALPFLVTYCRSKKSNFSPIPQKPANKNEREMTSTSRCLMLLNMCVLIGTYSAIEDTFAGFLTTFCVEQMDWTKTQGSFATSIYWASFGLGRFIGILLVKFCSPVRMITMYCSLLIVSFIGLFFTSYAYYHGGIWICSSLAGLAMSIIFPTIFTWTEAEVLRVTGKVASLFLIGSSSGTMVNPIILGFLMDELTPMWFCYLLLGESVMLFILFVSALLLSKYIKNAQYTAYRDVVVEIKDEEEEPADVASLLEEDLDLEDMTNEIKGTDLDGIAFADEEKKKSYEQLNNNDS, from the exons ATgaagaatatacatgtacatatacctGTAAGATATACCAATGGAGTTGAAAATGGAAAAACATTGGAGCAGATTGATGCAGAAATTGCCAAACATACTATGCCAAATCTACCTTCAACAGAGGACATTTCGTTTGAAGAAAAGTCAGATATTTTAGAAGAAACGGTAGTCGTAGTTAAGAAAAGTTTCTGTGAAAAATGGAAGACAGATAAGGTATACAGGGCAAAGTTCCTGCATACACTCTGTCTATTCTGGTCTTTTGTAAATCTG GGATGGATAATAGGACAGTTTGGACCTTCGTTTCTTGACCTCCAGATTATTACTAGAACTCGTTTGGAGGAAGGCTCAGCCTTTATGACTGCTCACTCTGTTGGATATTTAGTTGGTTCTCTAGCTAGTGGTATTTTATTTGACAGATTTAacaaaataatgcttatttttacTGCTGTGTTTGGAAATGCTGTAACTGTAGCTATAATACCTTGGTGTGTAAGATATGAATTGATGATTTTCATACATTTGATAAAAGGAGTGTTTAGTGGAAGTCTTGATGCAG TTGGAAATGCAGAGTTAGTTTACATATGGGGAGATACGGGGAGATCTTTCATGCAGacattacatttttgttttgcctttggtGGGATTTTATCACCTCTGGCAACAGCTCCATTCCTTGCTCCAAAGAGAGAACCAAGAATTATCACCTCTGTCTCTAACATGACCAATAATGTTGTGAACAGTAGTCTGTCTCCGTTCAATATAGTTAAAACTAGTGCTATTGACAATGCTTTGAAGGATATTAATTATACAAACAGTGCCCACAATAGTCCAATATCATATACAAATGGATATTCTAACATATCATTATATTTAAACGAAACATTATCAAAAACAATAGAAGAAGTAGAATGGGTAAAACCACAGCATTCTATGATTTATGTGGCCTATTTAATCTCTTCTTGTTTAGCATTGTCTGCAGCACTGCCATTTTTAGTCACATACTGCCGTTCTAAGAAAAGCAATTTTTCACCAATCCCTCAGAAGCCTGCAAACAAAAACGAAAGAGAAATGACTAGCACATCAAGATGTCTGATGCTTCTAAATATGTGCGTTTTGATAGGAACATACAGCGCAATTGAAGACACTTTTGCCGGATTCCTAACAACTTTTTGTGTAGAACAGATGGACTGGACCAAGACACAAGGGTCATTTGCTACATCTATATACTGGGCCTCATTTGGATTGGGCCGATTTATTGGAATATTACTTGTTAAGTTTTGTAGTCCTGTTAGAATGATAACTATGTACTGCTCTTTGTTAATTGTCTCATTTATTGGATTATTTTTTACGTCATATGCATATTACCATGGTGGTATATGGATTTGTTCATCATTAGCTGGACTTGCCATGTCTATAATTTTTCCAACAATATTTACATGGACAGAAGCTGAAGTTCTAAGAGTCACTGGTAAAGTTGCCTCCCTTTTTTTAATCGGTTCTTCAAGTGGAACAATGGTTAATCCAATTATTCTAGGATTTCTCATGGATGAACTGACTCCCATGTGGTTTTGTTATCTGTTGTTAGGTGAGAGTGTGATGTTGTTTATATTATTCGTATCAGCATTATTATTATCTAAATATATCAAGAATGCTCAGTATACTGCCTATCGTGATGTTGTCGTGGAGATCAAAGATGAGGAGGAGGAACCAGCAGACGTGGCAAGTCTACTAGAAGAAGACCTTGACCTTGAAGATATGACTAATGAAATAAAAGGAACTGATTTAGATGGCATTGCTTTTGctgatgaagaaaaaaagaaaagttatgaACAACTCAATAATAACGACTCTTAA